Proteins found in one Pseudomonas sp. P8_241 genomic segment:
- a CDS encoding TetR family transcriptional regulator C-terminal domain-containing protein produces the protein MNQEARFSRMEPELRKANLIEATLVCLKRHGFQGASIRKISAEAGVSVGLISHHYSGKDELVAEAYMAITGRVMTLLRDAMEQAAPNARERLSAFFRGSFSAELLDPQLIDAWLAFWGAVKTAEAINQAHDHSYGEYRGILRKVLTELAQEEGWENFDADLAAISLSALLDGLWLESGLNPGTFTPEQGIQICEAWVDGLQAGGRQRFCGQTSSC, from the coding sequence ATGAATCAGGAAGCCCGTTTTTCCCGCATGGAACCGGAGTTGCGCAAAGCCAACCTGATCGAGGCGACGCTGGTGTGTCTCAAGCGCCATGGCTTCCAGGGCGCGTCGATCCGCAAGATTTCCGCCGAGGCCGGGGTGTCGGTCGGGCTGATCAGCCATCACTACTCCGGTAAGGACGAACTGGTGGCCGAGGCTTACATGGCGATCACCGGGCGTGTGATGACCTTGTTGCGCGACGCCATGGAGCAAGCCGCGCCCAATGCCCGGGAGCGTTTGTCGGCGTTTTTTCGCGGTTCGTTTTCCGCCGAATTGCTCGATCCGCAGCTGATCGATGCCTGGCTTGCATTCTGGGGAGCGGTGAAAACCGCCGAAGCGATCAACCAGGCCCACGACCATTCCTACGGTGAGTACCGCGGCATCCTGCGCAAGGTGCTGACGGAACTGGCGCAGGAGGAGGGCTGGGAAAACTTCGACGCGGACCTCGCCGCCATCAGCCTCAGTGCCTTGCTTGACGGTTTATGGCTGGAGTCGGGGCTCAATCCCGGCACCTTTACCCCGGAGCAGGGCATCCAGATATGCGAAGCCTGGGTCGACGGTTTGCAGGCGGGTGGACGTCAGCGCTTTTGCGGGCAGACTAGTAGCTGTTGA